ttgaaatgtaaaaaaaatacgtccCATGACGTAATTTGCCTAACGTTgaataatttattcaatattaaaaaaatcttgtatattttccAAATGATGTCGTGACATGATGTCGACTGCCTACACAGTATTTTAGAATACAATCAAACATAGATCGATTGAGTGTATTAAAACATCAATTTTAACCACTTGAGTTACTTTCACCCTAACTGTCTTCAGATATTGTTCGGTATTAAAACCTATttcttttagtttattatttctACTTTTGAAAATATGACATGCAGAAAAACTAatgtacataaccattataattattcactgtacttgtaatttgttctgtgcaataaagtgttaatctactactactactaatgtTATTCTCTTTTTTTGTACAACGTTATATAAAACATTATAAGTATGAACCAGTGaattaatgtgttttttttaggGGAATGAACATAATCCGCTTCAGATATTATAAAGAAacaaccattaaaaaaaaaccttgcctacttgaaaaataaatatttcattttcaaacCTAGCTGATTAAATTTACCTGTCTGGTAGAAGTGGTGGTCACTTCCATAGCATCCTGCCCACCACCAAGCACAACATGGTCCAGAATGGGGCTGAGGGCAGCAGAGTTGACCGGCCGCTCGGTCTTGTACTCTTTGAGCAGCTCCAGCGAGCTGGTGTCGAAGAGCTTGGCGGTCTGGTCCTTGGAGGCGGTGATGAACATGGTGCCGTCCCGAGACAGCTGCATGTCGTTGATTTGGTGCGTGTGCTCCTTGATGGAATGTACTTTCTTGCCAGTCTGGAAGGAGCGGTTTGTCATGTATATTTTTTGGGCAGTATTGATGTCGCAGTGGCACACAATATACAAAATGTGACAAGGATATTAAAAAATCTGTGGGAATAGATTAGATTCAAATTAGAAATTGATGGAGCAAGCAATCACCCACAAAATAAGGtctaatatacatacatacatgacaaattatttattttatgtaaccAAATGATATGTCTATGAGTATGCATAGATGGATGGATAGGATGCATGCTAGTCAAACAATGTGAACATCATGGTTTGGAAAAGATGTGCTATTTTACCTTCTACCTAACTCAATTATTTGCTTAATATAATAATAGCTTCCAGTTacatttaggtattttatttattaggtaaaGTAGTATCATCAAAGATAACTGGTATCATGCTCACCCTGAGATCCCACTGGATGAGGTCTCCGGCTTCGTGGCCTGTGATGATGGTCTCATCAAGGGTGCCCCACACCATCGACGTCACCTTTGAGTCGGTGATTTCCCACTTCAGGATAGGAGATGCAGACGAAATGGAGTCATCCACGGTTCTTGTGTCAATAATGAACACCTGAAAtggtaaaataatttaataaaaactacACTACAGGGCTTTGAATATTTTTGTTTCTGATTATTGATAATCAGAGGCAGGCAGGGGTGAGCTATTTTCCTACCAATTTGACATGTCTGATCTGATGTCACATTTAAAATActaaatatctttatttacatgatatTCAAAGCAaggatttacataattatataagaaactaagactaaacttaaaagctagctaatgtttaaaataggcccttgaggcattgtattTAGGAGACTGGcaacatttaaaattaaataagtgaCATTGAGATTTCCTTATTGTAACAGGAAATTATGCAAAATATTCAAAGCAAGGATTTAGTCCATAAAAACAAAACCACATTTCTaaaatgcatttaatttattcaataggAAAAATGTAGATCCTTTTAAGTAGTTGTGAATAGCATCCTTGTTTTGTTGCAATATTGTACATACATAGTCTAAAGTTTTCAAGTATGTTTCACTAGTAGGCCAATAGGCCATGTCAGTTTTATCCATTCAAATCAGAGAGTTACAATATGTTTGAAGGTCATAGTTTGCAGAGTTAAACTATTTGGCAATAGCCAAGTTTAAGTAGTGAACACCCACCTCACAAGGATGACCCATGGCTTTGTCGGTGGTGTACGCAGCCTCATTGGCGCTGAAGCTGAAGTTGCATGTCCTCACAGAGGAGTTTGTCTTCACCGTAgctatgtttttgccggtctCCAAATCCCATAGTCtggttaaataatattaaaaattattagaAAGTCAATTTAGAATttacatataaacttttcttaAGTCATGCCAGGGTGAATATAAGTTATGCAATGCTCGCAGTGAATTCATAAACATATTACAAACCTGATTGAACTGAACCTATATATTTGTGAGAAGATAATTGAACTAATTCAGGCCTGtaagttttaatagaaaacAGGGAAAGTGTGCATAGCAATAATTTGATTGCAAAGGTTTAAATTTCGCATGGCAATATTAGTTACAAATGGGTGATTTCATATACAAGTACCAATTATATATCATTATCACCTTTACTGCAGATATTAGTATAACTTgttaggcgtcatccatatattacgtcacagtgtaagggggagggggggggggtcatactaaatgtgacaatccctgttaaagggatacaaaaaagcgtgacataggagggggggaggggtccaaaaacctgaaatttggtgtg
This genomic stretch from Leguminivora glycinivorella isolate SPB_JAAS2020 chromosome Z, LegGlyc_1.1, whole genome shotgun sequence harbors:
- the LOC125241041 gene encoding eukaryotic translation initiation factor 3 subunit I; amino-acid sequence: MKPLMLQGHERAITQIKYNREGDLLFSAAKDSKPNVWWSLNGERLGTFNGHGGVVWCLDVDWQTVNLITGGGDSSCRLWDLETGKNIATVKTNSSVRTCNFSFSANEAAYTTDKAMGHPCEVFIIDTRTVDDSISSASPILKWEITDSKVTSMVWGTLDETIITGHEAGDLIQWDLRTGKKVHSIKEHTHQINDMQLSRDGTMFITASKDQTAKLFDTSSLELLKEYKTERPVNSAALSPILDHVVLGGGQDAMEVTTTSTRQGKFDARFFHLVFEEEFGRVKGHFGPINSLAFHPDGKSYASGGEDGYVRVQSFDQSYFDYTFDYNRD